The genome window CTAACGGACTGGCTGCTCAATGCAATTACGTAGGTTAGGAGAGTTAGTACGGCGATCGAGAAATAAAAATAACGTATTCTCATATTTGAAGATTCAGATATCGCTCAAGATTTTGCAAGTTTAATTGAATTGAAATAAAGAGGCATTATTATTTTATTTAGATTCTAATTGAATAGAAATAAATAATTTGTAAATTGCCAGATTGATTCTGGCAATTTTTTTTACTTTCTTTTTACTCAGATCTCATCTGCGGCACTTGAGCCACTTCCTGTAAAGTATCCTTGCAGTCCTGCTGCCTTAACAGATGCTTCACCCAATTTCTGAGCTAGAACTGGAGCTGTTAGAGGTCCAACAATACCATCTGCTTTAACTCCAGCAGACTTCTGGAATGCTTTAATCGCAGACTCTGTGTTAGGGCCTGATTTCCCATCGATTTTTCCTGGGCTAAAGCCGCAGATAGTCAATGCTTCTTGAACGCTTTTTACATCATATGTACTCATTTTTAATTCCTTGTTTTTGTTTTATTTTATTTGATAAAAGTTTAAAGTGTAAATTATTTTACACCGAATGCCGCAGACCATTTTGTATGTGCCGCATTGAATGCACCTGGATCTTGCGAACCAATCGATGCAGCTAATTTTTTATATTTTTCCATAGCAGCATTCAGTCTTTGCTTTTCATCATCGGTTGCACCTTGTCCTGCTTCTTTTGCGGATTTAGCTTTTGCTCTTAGGCCATCAACGCTAACAGCTGAAAGAATTTTTTCTAGTTCACGAGCTGCAGCTGCTGGGTCATTTGAATTGGATTCTAGTCCTGCAATCCCTGCTTCAAATACAGTTATTAAGTTTTGTGCTGGTGATCCACTAAGGTCAAAAGTTGGCAATGATTCTACCGAAGAATCTTTAGATTCAGTATCCCCACCTTTATCTTTCTTACAATTCGCGAATGCTGCTACTAGCAAGATTGCTAAAATATAAATTGATTTTTTTGTTAGTTTCATATGTATCCTCTCTTTACAATAAAGTGAAGGATTTCAAATCAGAGAGGAGGTGGCAAGAAATTTATAAATATTCATTAAAATCGAGAAAAAAATTGATAAAATCGGAGTGACCGGATTTGAACCGGCGACCCCTTGCCCCCCAGACAAGTGCGCTACCGCTGCGCTACACCCCGTGATTTATCATATCCAGGTTTCTTGATTCATGCGCCGAGTCAAGGCTTAATCAGAAGGATTTGTTCATTGTAAAATCGATGGAATTAATTATAATATAATTTATAAAAAAGTAATAATCATACATATTTGATCTAGAAATGGACTAAATTAATGAATTAGCGATTGAATTCAATTTTACCATTTAATATAAATTAGATGGTTGTTGAATTGATTTTTAGAAAACGTTAAGTTGAAGTATAAATACATATTTAAAATATTTCAATATTTGAATTGGATTTTCGATATCATAGATTTTGATTTGCTATTTTGTAAAAAGATACAAAAGAATTCTACGTTTATTCCTATTGTATTGTTTCGAATTGATTGTGGAAGTGAGAAGGTTCTCTAGACTAGTGACTTAGTGCGGGTTGTCTGCTAGGATCTGGCATAAGAAAATCAGGAGATACTGACCAGAGAAGTTGTCCTTTGCTAAACTTTTCTTTTGGTACATTCACTGCAATCGATGTTCCTGGAGTAAAAAGAAGACTATTTGTAAAAGCAGACTCTCCAAGAAGCTTTGCCGCAAAGTATGTAATATCTGGATTGTGGCCGACAATTACAATTGCATCTGAATTAGAATAGTCACAGAGTTGAGGCAAAAGATTGCAACAATCCATACCAGCAGAAATTTCTTCAGCAGAGACCATATGTTCTTCTAAATGCAGTTCTTCAGCTAGGATAAGAGCGGTTTTCTTAGTTCTTTCGAAAGGGCTATGATAGATCTGGCTGATCTTGATATGAGAATTGCGGATAAAACTTCCAATCTTATGGATGTCCTCGGTTCCTTTCGCCGTGAGCTTCCGTCTGCGGTCACTACCAGCAATCGAAACATCCTCAGCTTCCCCGTGCCTAACGAGAATGATCTTCATGTTATTTCTATTCGACGGAAGCATTCTCTGATGCAAAGCAAAATTTAATAGTAATTCCAAAAATTTCCTTTCTATTCTCTGAGTCTGGAAGAAATTTTGGATTGTGTCAAAACAGTCTAACCCAAGGAAATCTTCCCAATCATCACAAGATGCTCTGAATAAGCCATTTCGTCCGAATGTCGGGATGGTTGTGTTTAATTCTCAAGGATTGGTTCTTGCGGGAGAGAGATTAAAATTTATTGGCTCATGGCAATTTCCTCAAGGAGGAATTGATGATGGAGAAGATCCGAAAAATGCTGCTAATCGTGAGCTATACGAAGAAGTTGGAATTCGAGTAGATACGAATTTCGATTATCAATCAAAAGTCGAACAACAGTCGAACAGTTCAAAAATTATCCATATCAGCAAATCGTTGTTAAATGAGAGATCGCCTGAACTTATGTCACACGCGATTTTGGTATATGAATTCCCGATTTGGATATCTTATGATTTTCCTTCAGATCTTAAATTGAAGGGAAAAATGAAAAAATATCGAGGACAGACTCAGAAGTGGTTCTTGTATTTCTGGGATCATCCGGAATCAGATTGTTCATTGGATCATCATGAAAAAGAATTTGAGGAAGTTCGCTTTTTGTCATGGGATAAAGTTGTGGAATCAATTGTTCCTTTTAAGAAAGAAATCTATGTAAGCCTTGAGAAAGAATTTGTTCCGATCATTGAGGACTTTTTGCTTCAATATAACAAAAGTTAAACTTTTTTAATTATTCTTTCGAGCAGTTATAAAATTTTCGATTTCCATCATGGGAAGGAAAAGTGGACACTCGGTAGAAAATTTGCCGATCGTTTTGGTGGTCATAATAAAATAAAAGATTTGTTAGCTTATATTCCTGATTTTCGGATTAAGATTTTCCAATAAAAGGAAAATTCCGAAGAATTTATAACGAGAAACTCAATATTAAATTTGCAGATGAGGAACTTACAGAAAATCAGAAGCAACCCGAGTGTTTTTCTTAAAAAGTTAAGGCAGTCTGTCATTGAATTGTCTGGAGTAAAGGAATATCATAAAAGGGTTGCAATTCTCTCGAGTCTATTGGAATATATTGTCAATGCAAGAGATGATGGTCAAGATTACCAAAGCATTAAAATTTTCAAAGAATTAGATGGAATAGGATAGAATCGTTAATTATATGGGCAAAGAAAAAGATGTTCGAGCTAAGTTTATCATTCGAGGTGCTGTGCAGGGTGTGGGCTTTCGGTATTTTGTTTTGCAAAAGGCTCAAGAAATGAGGCTGAAGGGTTATACTCAGAATCTTCCCAATGGAGAAGTTGAGATTGTGGTAGAAGGTGAGAAAATTTTCTTGGAAGATATGGAGCGAGCTCTGCAGAAAGGACCAACGAAGGCGAAAGTAAAAGAAGTCGTCGCTGTATGGCAAGAAGCTCAAGGACGATTTCGAACTTTTGAGATCAAAAGATAAAATAGTTTGGAAAACCTGTTCGATTAGAGAATTTTGATCTAACCTATCTTTATAAGCATTCTTTTATAATTCATGAAAATCCGTCAGCATTGGTTGATTTTGTTGTAATGCATTCCGAAAATTAGAGTATTATGGAAACGAAATCGAGAACTACATTCAAAATCCTCCATCTAGCGAGCATTTTTAGTATAATTCTATTTTGTTTCGGCTGTTCGACTTTGAGTCAGAAAGATACTACTTCTTCCCTTATTATAGTATCAGCCATTCTAGAAAAGAACGAGCCCTTGGTTAATGAGTTGATCCGTCCAGTTTTCGAAGTGGTTACCATTCGGCGAGGTGATCGGGAGATTTCATTTTCGGAGAGGTCTGACCATTACTATTATTTTCAAAATGTTCCGGCAGGTCAGTATGAAATCGGTGAGCTGAAACATTTGCTCCAGAAAGGAATGGGTGGCAACTCATTTAGCAATGTCTCGGTTTCTAAGGCAATTTCGCCTCCACTCACGCGAGAAGATAGAAATATGACGATTGTAGATGTTGAGCCAGGATCGATTGTATTTATGGGTGAAATTGAGGTAAATGCTAATATACGAGCATTTGCGCCCACAGATATCCAGGCAAAGTTGAGAAAAACGATTACTGCTGAAACAAGAGCAATAGATTATCTGATTCGAAATTATCCTCGAAGTGAATGGGCGAATCTCGCAAAAGACCGTTCAAAAACCTTAAAAGTTATCCAAGTCGGCGAATAGAAAGCCGTTTAACACAAAATTCATCTAGAACAGGTGTTTTATGTAACAACTGTACTCATTTCCATAGTAAAAAAGGGTATTGAGTCGTTAGACTGTGGCAGTGCACCATAAATTACTTTTTTAACCAGTTTTTGTTTTTTATTTGACACTTTTTTCTTAATTTTCATACAATCAACATTCTGGGAGTTTTCAGCATTTTTTGAGGCTCCCAAATCTCGAGAAAAAGATAAACTCTAAAGGAGTCAATGGATGTTTAAAAAGATCACACGCATCTTTTTTGGGCTATGCCTAATACTTGGAACTACTCTCTCAGCACAAGAAGCTAAGAAGGGTCCACGTTCTTTCCTAATGTTTGGTATTGGTTCACAATTTGACCTAGGTCAACTTGGTGGAACAATCACAAAAGATGGATTGGATTCAACAAGACCAGTTCGATCCGCTAATGGCGATATCGCTGGTGGAACCCAGAAAGCAATCTATGCTGAAAATACTCTAGAAGCACTCAACGATACAAGCTTAGGCGCGATCGGAGTAAAAAGCAATGGAGCAATGGTAGGACTTAACCTAAACGTTGGTTATGAATCAGAAGGTCTATTCAATATTGACAGTCTATTCTGGAGAATCAATGTTAACTATACACAAAAAGTTGCAGGTGGTTACACTTCTTCTACAGTGGCTGGTTACAAATGGTTAGAGCAAGAATGGGACTATAAAGCTTGGACAATTCCAGCTTATATCGGTATCAAACTATACAATGATAAAAAAGACACAGCTTTCTACGTAGCAGCTGGTGCAAACTACTTCCGTGGTGGTTGGTCAGTCGCAGGAACTATCGATGGTGATACTCTTGCAGCGGCTTTCCCAGGTGTAGCTGGTCCAGGTGGATCACTTCTAAGTGACGCTCCATCTCCTTCTATCATTAATGAAAATGCTAAATTTAACGTTAGCGGTTTTGGTCTAAACTGGTTAGTTGGTGCACAAACTCAAGTTACAGACAGTGGACATCTATTCTTTGAACTAGAGAC of Leptospira sp. GIMC2001 contains these proteins:
- a CDS encoding peptidoglycan-binding domain-containing protein; translated protein: MSTYDVKSVQEALTICGFSPGKIDGKSGPNTESAIKAFQKSAGVKADGIVGPLTAPVLAQKLGEASVKAAGLQGYFTGSGSSAADEI
- the sixA gene encoding phosphohistidine phosphatase SixA, producing MKIILVRHGEAEDVSIAGSDRRRKLTAKGTEDIHKIGSFIRNSHIKISQIYHSPFERTKKTALILAEELHLEEHMVSAEEISAGMDCCNLLPQLCDYSNSDAIVIVGHNPDITYFAAKLLGESAFTNSLLFTPGTSIAVNVPKEKFSKGQLLWSVSPDFLMPDPSRQPALSH
- a CDS encoding NUDIX domain-containing protein, which gives rise to MNKPFRPNVGMVVFNSQGLVLAGERLKFIGSWQFPQGGIDDGEDPKNAANRELYEEVGIRVDTNFDYQSKVEQQSNSSKIIHISKSLLNERSPELMSHAILVYEFPIWISYDFPSDLKLKGKMKKYRGQTQKWFLYFWDHPESDCSLDHHEKEFEEVRFLSWDKVVESIVPFKKEIYVSLEKEFVPIIEDFLLQYNKS
- a CDS encoding acylphosphatase, giving the protein MGKEKDVRAKFIIRGAVQGVGFRYFVLQKAQEMRLKGYTQNLPNGEVEIVVEGEKIFLEDMERALQKGPTKAKVKEVVAVWQEAQGRFRTFEIKR
- a CDS encoding porin OmpL1; the protein is MFKKITRIFFGLCLILGTTLSAQEAKKGPRSFLMFGIGSQFDLGQLGGTITKDGLDSTRPVRSANGDIAGGTQKAIYAENTLEALNDTSLGAIGVKSNGAMVGLNLNVGYESEGLFNIDSLFWRINVNYTQKVAGGYTSSTVAGYKWLEQEWDYKAWTIPAYIGIKLYNDKKDTAFYVAAGANYFRGGWSVAGTIDGDTLAAAFPGVAGPGGSLLSDAPSPSIINENAKFNVSGFGLNWLVGAQTQVTDSGHLFFELETILSAAMGHAGTKSAGGAAALSPYPAYPVVVGGQTYRVGYKIEL